Proteins encoded within one genomic window of Empedobacter falsenii:
- a CDS encoding LIC_10190 family membrane protein, translated as MQFFLSIALIFYFLGFGFLFQKIFPRINSTISFTVINGMIGVGLISFFVAFFLPLNFTYEVVLISIAILSLIYHRNEVKRSLLKLKNISRYFYAFIFVGLLVAVTYPFILDHFGYYIPTIKWLDFAGFVKGLSNFEWVLAQNSFWHILQASINETLDIYYRLNFCLFLIFNLYVFELKQKKLLIFNLLFLFFLNTPSPDLPVFVLTILLINEYLRYKNKASDYLFYAAILFVIKPISIVLILFFGIEYLRNKEYKNLKDKNLFLLIFIALLFCCKGVIVSANPLFPLEFSSIKGLKWASPHHLYELSAQNGKFIPLKDSFTFEEVVRMNTTEYFQAIFFQSSSRTIIFLLIICLTIFNLLIGFYKKNYFIKSLIFCCIVKLLIILIFSNQFRFLLDVLIIDLLIMFKLVNTKIFNKYSELLSLIFVYITSFILIFSIFKGDYFKNIKSFSYMRSINFDQILIPGNYKETELNINNLKISKTKLEKFLQYQIYLQQIDSTDVRKGFYFEKMDRKREKILNILKEEQKKQVK; from the coding sequence TTGCAGTTTTTTTTATCAATCGCCTTAATTTTCTATTTTTTAGGATTTGGATTTTTATTCCAAAAAATTTTCCCTCGAATAAATTCAACTATATCGTTTACAGTTATAAATGGAATGATAGGTGTTGGGTTGATAAGTTTTTTCGTCGCATTTTTTCTTCCATTAAATTTTACATACGAAGTAGTATTAATTTCAATTGCGATTCTATCATTAATTTATCATAGAAACGAAGTGAAGCGAAGTTTGTTGAAACTGAAAAATATATCACGATATTTTTATGCTTTTATTTTTGTTGGATTGTTGGTTGCCGTTACGTATCCTTTTATTTTAGATCATTTCGGGTATTATATTCCGACAATAAAATGGCTTGATTTTGCTGGTTTTGTAAAAGGGCTTTCTAATTTTGAATGGGTTTTGGCGCAAAATAGTTTTTGGCATATTTTGCAAGCTTCTATTAACGAAACATTGGATATTTATTATCGATTAAATTTTTGTTTATTTTTAATCTTCAATCTCTATGTTTTCGAATTGAAGCAAAAAAAACTTCTCATTTTTAATCTCCTTTTTTTATTTTTTCTAAATACTCCTTCACCAGATCTTCCTGTTTTTGTTCTTACGATTCTATTAATCAACGAATATTTACGTTATAAAAATAAAGCATCTGATTACCTTTTTTACGCTGCTATTTTATTTGTAATTAAACCAATAAGTATTGTATTAATTTTATTTTTTGGAATTGAATATTTAAGAAATAAAGAATACAAAAATTTAAAAGACAAGAATTTATTTTTACTTATTTTTATTGCTTTATTATTTTGTTGTAAAGGAGTTATTGTTTCTGCAAATCCTTTGTTTCCTTTAGAATTTTCTTCAATAAAAGGTTTGAAATGGGCTTCACCGCATCATTTATATGAATTATCTGCACAGAACGGTAAATTTATTCCACTTAAAGATTCGTTTACTTTTGAAGAAGTAGTAAGAATGAATACAACTGAATATTTTCAAGCTATTTTTTTTCAATCATCTTCTCGAACAATAATTTTTCTTTTAATTATTTGTTTAACAATTTTCAATTTGTTAATAGGCTTCTATAAAAAGAATTATTTTATAAAATCGTTAATATTCTGTTGTATAGTGAAATTATTAATAATATTAATTTTTTCTAATCAATTTAGATTTTTATTAGATGTATTAATTATTGATTTATTAATTATGTTTAAGTTAGTTAACACAAAAATATTCAATAAATATTCAGAATTATTAAGTTTAATATTTGTATATATTACTTCATTTATTTTAATATTTTCTATTTTTAAAGGTGATTATTTCAAAAATATTAAATCATTTTCTTATATGAGAAGTATAAATTTTGATCAAATTTTAATTCCAGGAAATTATAAAGAAACTGAATTGAACATTAATAATTTAAAAATAAGTAAAACCAAATTAGAAAAATTTCTACAATATCAAATTTACCTACAACAAATCGATTCTACTGATGTAAGAAAAGGCTTTTATTTTGAAAAAATGGACAGAAAAAGAGAGAAGATTTTAAACATTTTGAAAGAAGAACAAAAAAAGCAAGTTAAATAA
- a CDS encoding DUF1573 domain-containing protein: protein MKKLMFLGAFALGVTSLFAQTLSLEKEEIQFGNIKLNTEVTAKMKVTNSGDKPLILKSVVGSCGCTVPEYPTTPIEPGKSADITVKYSSGSVTGDFNKSVTITSNDPVSSRKIFRIKGKAE from the coding sequence ATGAAAAAATTAATGTTTTTAGGTGCTTTTGCTTTAGGCGTTACAAGTTTATTTGCTCAAACACTTAGTTTAGAAAAAGAAGAAATTCAATTTGGAAATATAAAGTTGAATACTGAAGTAACAGCTAAGATGAAAGTAACCAACTCAGGTGATAAACCTTTAATCCTTAAAAGCGTTGTTGGATCTTGTGGATGTACAGTTCCAGAATATCCTACAACACCTATCGAACCAGGAAAATCTGCGGATATTACCGTTAAATATTCAAGTGGTTCTGTGACTGGAGATTTTAATAAATCCGTAACAATCACATCTAACGATCCGGTTTCTTCTCGAAAAATTTTCAGAATAAAAGGAAAAGCAGAATAA
- a CDS encoding valine--tRNA ligase, whose translation MEIASKYTPTEVEGKWYEYWMEKKYFKSTPDERKAYTIVIPPPNVTGVLHMGHMLNNTIQDVLIRRARMRGFNACWVPGTDHASIATEAKVVAKLKEEGVSKFDIGREEFLSHAWDWTHKHGGIILDQLKKLGASCDWDRTKFTMDPDLSESVQRVFVDLYNKGLIYRGYRMVNWDPEAKTNISDEEVIHVDKNGKLYHLKYQVDGTDQYIVVATTRPETIFGDSAVCINPNDERYEWLKGKQVIVPIVGRKVNIIEDEYVDIEFGTGCLKVTPAHDVNDYELGKKHNLDFIDIFTDDAKLNDLGLNYAGLDRFKARKEIEKELEEKGLLEKVENYNNKVGTSERTGAVIEPKISNQWFLKMTDLAKPALDNVMNDTIKFHPAKFKNTYRNWMENVTDWNISRQLWWGHQIPAFFYGDGNEDFVVALTKEEALPLAQEKTGNAALTIEDLRQDEDALDTWFSSWLWPISVFNGINEPENEEINYYYPTQDLVTGPDIIFFWVARMIVAGYEYRNELPFENVYFTGIVRDKQGRKMSKSLGNSPDPIELMNEYGADATRMGMLLTAPAGNDLPFDVDLCLQGRNFANKIWNAFRLIKGWEVKEDLVQTSAQAKAVEWFENKFQQTLADIEYNYDQYRLSDSLMAIYKLIWDDFCSWYLEAIKPTFGEPIDAKTYAVTISYLENVLKVLHPFMPFLTEEIWHLIAERTENEALIISKYPEVTSFNEEIIKNFENTKEATTAIRGLRSEKGMSPKEALEVFAEDQAANEIYVDVFSKLGNVSNFNTGDKPEKGFAFRVGTLEFMVPMSDNIDIEAEREKLQKELDYNQGFLNSVRKKLSNEKFVAGAPEQVINAERKKEADALEKIAQIEEQLASL comes from the coding sequence ATGGAAATCGCATCTAAATATACGCCAACGGAAGTTGAAGGAAAATGGTATGAATACTGGATGGAGAAGAAGTATTTTAAATCTACTCCAGATGAAAGAAAAGCTTACACAATAGTCATTCCACCACCAAATGTAACAGGGGTCTTACACATGGGACATATGTTAAATAATACGATTCAGGACGTTTTAATTCGTCGTGCACGTATGCGTGGATTCAATGCTTGTTGGGTACCAGGTACAGACCATGCTTCGATTGCTACGGAAGCGAAAGTTGTTGCGAAATTAAAAGAAGAAGGTGTTTCTAAATTTGATATTGGTCGTGAAGAATTTCTTAGTCATGCTTGGGATTGGACGCATAAGCATGGTGGAATTATTTTAGATCAATTAAAAAAGTTAGGAGCTTCTTGCGATTGGGATCGTACAAAATTTACGATGGATCCAGATTTATCTGAATCTGTTCAACGTGTTTTTGTTGATTTATATAACAAGGGATTAATTTACCGTGGATACCGTATGGTAAACTGGGATCCAGAGGCGAAGACAAATATTTCTGACGAAGAAGTTATTCATGTTGATAAAAATGGAAAATTATATCATTTAAAATATCAAGTTGACGGAACTGATCAATATATTGTTGTAGCGACAACTCGTCCTGAAACAATTTTTGGTGACTCTGCAGTTTGTATCAATCCAAATGACGAGCGATACGAATGGTTGAAAGGAAAACAAGTTATTGTTCCAATCGTTGGTCGTAAAGTAAATATTATCGAAGACGAATATGTTGACATCGAATTTGGTACAGGATGTCTTAAAGTTACGCCTGCGCACGATGTAAACGATTACGAATTAGGTAAAAAACATAACTTAGATTTCATTGATATTTTTACAGATGATGCAAAATTGAATGATTTAGGATTAAATTATGCTGGATTAGACCGTTTCAAAGCGCGTAAAGAAATCGAAAAAGAATTAGAAGAAAAAGGTTTACTTGAAAAAGTAGAAAATTATAATAATAAAGTTGGTACATCTGAAAGAACAGGAGCGGTGATTGAGCCTAAAATCTCTAATCAATGGTTCTTGAAAATGACAGATTTAGCTAAACCAGCTTTAGATAATGTAATGAATGATACGATTAAATTTCATCCTGCGAAATTTAAAAATACGTATCGTAATTGGATGGAAAATGTAACAGATTGGAACATTTCTCGTCAATTATGGTGGGGACACCAAATTCCTGCATTTTTCTATGGTGATGGAAACGAAGATTTCGTTGTGGCTTTAACAAAAGAAGAAGCTTTACCATTAGCACAAGAAAAAACAGGAAATGCTGCATTAACTATTGAAGATTTACGTCAAGATGAAGATGCATTAGATACTTGGTTTTCTTCTTGGTTATGGCCAATTTCTGTTTTCAACGGAATTAATGAGCCAGAAAATGAAGAAATCAATTATTATTATCCAACACAAGATTTAGTAACTGGTCCAGATATTATTTTCTTCTGGGTAGCGCGTATGATTGTGGCTGGATATGAGTATCGCAACGAATTACCTTTCGAAAATGTATATTTTACAGGAATTGTTCGTGATAAACAAGGACGTAAAATGTCGAAATCGTTAGGAAATTCACCAGATCCAATCGAATTGATGAACGAATACGGTGCAGATGCAACGCGTATGGGAATGTTGTTAACGGCGCCTGCTGGGAATGATTTACCTTTCGATGTTGATTTGTGTTTACAAGGACGTAATTTCGCCAATAAAATTTGGAATGCTTTCCGTTTAATCAAAGGTTGGGAAGTTAAAGAAGATTTAGTACAAACTTCTGCTCAAGCAAAAGCGGTTGAATGGTTCGAAAATAAATTCCAACAAACATTAGCAGATATCGAATATAATTACGATCAATATCGTTTATCTGATTCATTGATGGCGATTTATAAATTGATTTGGGATGATTTCTGTTCTTGGTATTTAGAAGCGATTAAACCTACTTTTGGTGAGCCAATTGATGCAAAAACTTATGCTGTAACTATTTCTTATTTAGAAAATGTATTGAAAGTTTTACATCCATTTATGCCTTTCTTAACAGAAGAAATTTGGCACTTAATTGCAGAAAGAACAGAAAACGAAGCCTTGATTATTTCTAAATATCCAGAAGTAACATCTTTTAACGAAGAAATTATCAAGAATTTCGAAAATACAAAAGAAGCAACTACGGCAATTCGTGGATTACGTTCAGAAAAAGGAATGTCGCCAAAAGAAGCTTTAGAAGTTTTTGCTGAAGATCAAGCTGCGAACGAAATTTATGTTGATGTTTTCTCTAAATTAGGAAATGTTTCTAATTTCAATACAGGAGATAAACCAGAAAAAGGTTTTGCTTTTCGCGTTGGGACGCTAGAATTTATGGTTCCGATGTCTGATAATATCGATATTGAAGCTGAACGCGAGAAATTACAAAAAGAGTTGGATTACAACCAAGGTTTCTTAAATTCTGTTCGTAAAAAATTATCAAACGAAAAATTTGTTGCTGGTGCGCCAGAACAAGTAATTAATGCAGAACGCAAAAAAGAGGCAGATGCTTTAGAAAAAATTGCACAAATTGAAGAACAATTAGCTTCATTGTAA
- a CDS encoding LysE family transporter, whose translation MQYLELLLIGIFTAFIGSSIPGLLNMTVVKIGKQEGVKSAYTFMSGTAVTIAIQVYLAIFLAKFIDFNEEVTKIFREVGLAVFVIITIYFLFFAKKQDQKKKNKKLKQQGDVKQKNKFIYGLLLSAINVFPIPFYVFLSATLVSYNVNVFGQPNSSVFALGVVIGSMIIFGLYLKFFNSKSEEDSFILKNINYVIGGVTSVISLLTIYQLFQ comes from the coding sequence ATGCAGTATTTAGAACTACTTTTAATCGGAATTTTCACAGCTTTTATTGGATCGTCCATTCCTGGATTGTTGAATATGACGGTGGTGAAAATTGGGAAACAAGAAGGAGTAAAAAGTGCATATACTTTTATGTCTGGAACTGCGGTAACGATAGCAATTCAGGTTTATTTAGCAATTTTTCTAGCAAAATTTATTGATTTTAATGAAGAAGTTACCAAAATTTTTAGGGAAGTTGGATTAGCTGTTTTTGTAATTATTACGATTTATTTTCTCTTTTTTGCGAAGAAACAAGATCAAAAAAAGAAGAATAAAAAGCTAAAACAACAAGGTGATGTAAAACAAAAAAATAAATTCATTTATGGATTATTGTTATCTGCTATAAATGTTTTTCCAATACCTTTTTATGTGTTTTTAAGCGCAACGTTGGTTTCGTATAATGTTAATGTTTTTGGACAGCCAAACAGCTCAGTTTTTGCTTTAGGAGTTGTTATTGGTTCGATGATTATTTTTGGTCTATATCTGAAATTTTTTAACTCTAAATCGGAAGAAGATTCATTTATTTTAAAGAATATCAACTATGTAATAGGAGGAGTGACGAGTGTGATTTCTTTGTTAACGATTTATCAACTTTTTCAATAA
- a CDS encoding aldehyde dehydrogenase family protein, whose translation MSDFKTKIDEIYDKQCENKVNIRHLTVYQRKESLKNLENSILNHRAEIEDALFLDLRKSKIESDSTEIFPVLAEIRLFRKNLNRWTKAKTVSNNLLFFGSKAQIQPEALGNCLIISPWNYPFQLCLVHLVACISAGNTTILKPSEFCPNVSKVLNKIISEVFEENHVAIIEGEIEETTYLLTKKFDHIHFTGSPKVGKIVMQAGAKHLSSVTLELGGKSPLIIDGTIPMQEVVEKAVWGKLINFGQTCIAPDYILIKKEFQEQFINMFIEHIEKVFGKNPSQSKDLARIVNLQNYNRLKNLIENAIENGANCPFGNEYIEAELYIKPTLLTDIPFDAKINEEEIFGPIFPIYTFKEINEVIESISQKEKPLALYIFSKNFIFINKIKNETSSGSVVINETLVQVLHPNLPFGGVNNSGIGASTGYAGFKDFSHMKPILKVNRFLSPSKFLNYPYNSTTQKVIDFLMKYF comes from the coding sequence GTGTCAGATTTTAAAACGAAAATAGATGAGATTTATGATAAGCAATGTGAGAATAAAGTAAATATTCGTCATCTTACTGTTTATCAGCGGAAAGAAAGTCTGAAAAACTTAGAAAATTCAATTCTAAATCATCGTGCCGAAATAGAAGATGCATTGTTTTTGGATTTAAGAAAATCTAAAATAGAATCTGATTCTACCGAAATATTTCCTGTTTTAGCTGAAATTCGATTATTTCGAAAGAATTTGAATCGTTGGACAAAAGCGAAAACAGTTTCAAATAATTTACTTTTTTTCGGTTCAAAAGCGCAAATTCAACCGGAAGCTTTGGGAAATTGTTTGATTATTTCGCCTTGGAATTATCCTTTTCAATTGTGTTTGGTGCATTTAGTTGCTTGTATTTCGGCTGGAAATACAACAATTCTTAAACCTTCGGAGTTTTGTCCGAATGTTTCAAAAGTTCTTAATAAAATTATTTCTGAAGTTTTTGAAGAAAATCATGTCGCGATTATCGAAGGAGAAATTGAAGAAACGACTTATTTGTTAACTAAAAAATTTGATCATATTCATTTCACAGGTTCGCCAAAAGTGGGTAAAATTGTGATGCAAGCAGGAGCAAAGCATCTTTCTTCGGTGACGTTGGAGTTAGGAGGAAAGTCGCCTTTGATTATTGATGGAACAATTCCAATGCAAGAAGTGGTTGAAAAAGCAGTTTGGGGAAAATTGATAAATTTTGGTCAAACATGTATTGCGCCAGATTATATTTTGATTAAAAAAGAATTTCAAGAGCAATTTATAAATATGTTTATTGAACATATAGAAAAAGTCTTTGGAAAAAATCCTTCACAATCGAAAGATTTGGCAAGAATTGTAAATCTTCAAAATTATAATCGATTAAAAAACTTGATTGAAAATGCAATAGAAAATGGTGCAAATTGTCCTTTCGGAAATGAATACATTGAAGCTGAATTGTACATTAAACCAACTTTATTGACAGATATTCCATTTGATGCAAAAATCAATGAAGAAGAAATATTTGGACCAATTTTTCCGATTTATACATTTAAAGAAATAAATGAAGTAATTGAATCTATTAGTCAGAAAGAAAAGCCTTTAGCGTTATATATCTTTTCGAAAAATTTTATTTTTATTAATAAAATTAAGAATGAAACTTCATCTGGTTCTGTGGTAATTAACGAAACATTGGTGCAGGTTTTACATCCAAATTTGCCTTTTGGCGGAGTTAATAATTCTGGAATTGGAGCTTCAACAGGTTATGCTGGCTTTAAAGATTTTTCGCATATGAAACCTATTTTAAAAGTCAATCGATTTTTATCGCCGTCAAAATTTCTCAATTATCCCTATAATTCTACAACTCAAAAGGTAATTGATTTTTTGATGAAATATTTTTAA
- a CDS encoding RrF2 family transcriptional regulator → MLSKKTKYGLKAMAHLARQESNKPVLIGQISETEVIPKKFLEAILLDLKKLGFVNSKQGKGGGYYLARDAKDISLASLIRVLEGPIALLPCVSKNYYEKCDDCPNEGVCTLNKVMVELRDSTLEILENKSLESLK, encoded by the coding sequence TTGTTATCAAAAAAGACAAAATACGGACTAAAAGCGATGGCTCATTTGGCCAGACAAGAAAGTAACAAACCAGTTTTAATTGGGCAAATTTCTGAAACAGAAGTTATCCCTAAAAAATTCTTGGAAGCTATTTTATTGGATTTAAAAAAGTTAGGCTTCGTCAATTCGAAACAAGGAAAAGGAGGTGGATATTATTTGGCGCGCGATGCGAAAGATATCAGTTTAGCTTCTTTGATTCGTGTTTTAGAAGGGCCGATCGCGCTTTTGCCTTGTGTAAGTAAAAATTACTACGAAAAATGTGATGATTGCCCTAACGAAGGCGTTTGCACATTGAATAAAGTGATGGTTGAATTGAGAGATTCGACTTTAGAAATTCTTGAAAATAAATCTTTAGAAAGTTTAAAATAA